One segment of Vibrio orientalis CIP 102891 = ATCC 33934 DNA contains the following:
- the htpX gene encoding protease HtpX, whose amino-acid sequence MKRVMLFLATNLAVVLVLSVVLNIVYAMTGMQPGSLSGLLVMAAVFGFGGSFISLMMSKGMALRSVGGMVIESPRNETEHWLIETVRRQSEQVGIGMPTVAIYDSADINAFATGAKRNDSLVAVSTGLLHNMTRDEAEAVLAHEVSHIANGDMVTMTLMQGVVNTFVIFLSRFIANIVSSNSDEEEGGSNMMVYFGVSMVLELVFGFLASFITMWYSRHREFHADAGAAQLVGKHKMIAALERLKMSQESQLEGSMMAFGINGKQSLTELLMSHPPLDKRITALRNS is encoded by the coding sequence ATGAAGCGAGTAATGTTATTTCTTGCGACCAACTTAGCTGTTGTTCTGGTACTAAGTGTTGTGCTGAACATTGTATATGCAATGACAGGTATGCAACCGGGCAGTCTATCAGGCTTGCTTGTGATGGCTGCTGTATTTGGTTTTGGTGGCTCGTTCATCTCTTTGATGATGTCAAAGGGGATGGCGCTGCGTTCGGTGGGCGGTATGGTTATCGAGAGCCCACGTAATGAGACTGAGCACTGGCTAATAGAAACGGTTCGCCGTCAATCTGAGCAAGTCGGCATCGGTATGCCGACCGTCGCTATTTATGATTCAGCAGATATCAACGCGTTTGCGACAGGTGCAAAGCGCAATGACTCTCTTGTCGCAGTATCGACGGGTCTACTACATAATATGACTCGTGATGAGGCAGAAGCGGTCCTTGCGCACGAAGTGAGCCATATTGCCAATGGTGACATGGTCACAATGACCTTGATGCAAGGCGTGGTTAACACCTTTGTTATCTTCCTATCGCGTTTTATTGCCAATATCGTTTCGTCAAACAGTGACGAGGAAGAGGGTGGCAGTAACATGATGGTTTACTTTGGTGTAAGTATGGTGCTTGAATTGGTGTTCGGTTTCTTGGCGAGCTTTATCACCATGTGGTATAGCCGACATCGTGAATTCCATGCTGATGCTGGCGCGGCGCAACTTGTGGGTAAACATAAGATGATCGCAGCGTTAGAGCGTCTAAAAATGAGTCAAGAATCTCAGCTTGAGGGTTCAATGATGGCATTTGGTATTAATGGTAAACAGTCACTGACTGAACTGTTAATGAGCCACCCGCCGTTGGACAAACGCATTACGGCACTACGTAACTCGTAA
- a CDS encoding nuclear transport factor 2 family protein, with amino-acid sequence MDVQTVGQLYQQLNKANLHILSDVYHQEVIFEDAAHRLEGWPALESYFESLYANVKRCEFEIQHHQQSGDTGFLTWVMCLEHPKLSKGARIYVNGVSHLKFSQGRVIYHRDYFDLGEMLYENLPLLGSVIRTIKQRLGQ; translated from the coding sequence ATGGATGTTCAAACGGTAGGGCAGTTGTATCAACAGCTGAATAAAGCAAACTTACACATACTGTCAGATGTTTACCACCAAGAAGTGATATTTGAGGATGCTGCACACCGGCTTGAAGGTTGGCCTGCATTGGAAAGTTACTTCGAATCTTTGTATGCCAATGTCAAACGTTGCGAGTTTGAGATTCAACATCATCAACAATCAGGTGACACGGGTTTTCTGACTTGGGTGATGTGTTTAGAGCATCCCAAGCTTTCGAAGGGTGCGCGTATCTATGTCAACGGTGTTAGCCATTTGAAATTCAGTCAAGGGCGAGTCATTTATCACCGCGACTACTTTGATTTGGGCGAAATGTTGTATGAAAACTTACCCTTACTGGGTTCGGTGATTAGAACCATCAAGCAGAGGCTAGGTCAATGA
- a CDS encoding SDR family NAD(P)-dependent oxidoreductase — MSGVLITGATSGIGLQLAKDYASAGVDVLACGRNQTILEQLSSRYSNLTPLMFDLTDVEQTEKVFKSLPFIPKLWIFNAGDCEYMEQGKVDASLMKRVFDINVIGLSNVIQASQQYYEAGHHIGIVGSIASEVALPRAEAYGASKAAVSYLARTLQVDLKPKKIDVSVIYPGFVKTPLTDKNTFEMPMLISVERASQEIRDGLNTRKTHIYFPRKFTTILRLIGLLPYRWQNAITSKLVAQG; from the coding sequence ATGAGTGGTGTCTTGATCACAGGCGCCACCTCCGGGATTGGTCTGCAATTGGCAAAGGATTATGCCTCTGCGGGTGTGGATGTGTTGGCATGTGGCCGCAACCAAACGATTCTTGAACAACTTTCTTCGCGCTATTCTAATCTTACTCCTTTAATGTTCGACCTGACCGATGTAGAGCAGACGGAAAAGGTTTTTAAATCCCTCCCTTTCATCCCCAAGTTATGGATTTTTAATGCGGGTGATTGTGAATATATGGAACAAGGGAAAGTCGATGCCAGTTTGATGAAACGTGTATTTGATATCAACGTTATTGGTCTATCCAATGTTATCCAAGCGAGCCAACAATATTATGAGGCGGGTCATCATATCGGTATCGTAGGCTCAATTGCCAGTGAAGTCGCTCTCCCCAGAGCAGAGGCATACGGCGCATCAAAAGCCGCCGTCAGTTATCTTGCGCGTACGTTACAAGTCGATCTAAAGCCTAAGAAGATAGATGTGTCTGTCATTTATCCAGGTTTTGTCAAAACGCCTTTAACTGACAAAAACACCTTTGAGATGCCAATGCTTATTTCTGTAGAAAGAGCTTCACAAGAGATTCGCGACGGCCTTAATACTCGCAAAACCCATATCTATTTTCCTCGGAAATTCACCACCATTTTACGTTTGATTGGCTTGTTGCCTTATCGTTGGCAAAACGCCATTACCTCCAAATTAGTCGCTCAAGGATAG